A region from the Solibacillus sp. FSL H8-0523 genome encodes:
- the aspA gene encoding aspartate ammonia-lyase — protein MSTRIEKDFLGTLEIPKDVYYGVQTTRALENFPITKMTMHPELIRAFAIVKKSSALANAAIGQLDEKIANAIALAADDIIAGNLHDQFVVDPIQGGAGTSMNMNANEVIANRALEILGEEKGSYSIISPNSHVNMAQSTNDAFPSAIHIATVSTLDNLIMAMENMRDSFIQKSVEFDGIVKMGRTHLQDAVPVRLGQEFGAYAAVVARDIARVKKAQQAMLQINIGATAIGTGLNADPEYMKLAVENIAKYSNFPFVKVDNLIDGTQNTDTYAEVSSMLKISMMNMSKIANDLRLMASGPKAGFAEIRLPERQPGSSIMPGKVNPVMPEVINQIAFQVIGNDVTISLASEAGQFELNVMEPVLVFNLLQSIEIMTNGFTVFTKLCLDHIEANEERMHDFVERSIGVVTALAPHLGYERSSQIAREALHSGKSVRELCLQYEYFTVEQLDIILNPFELTQPGIAGEKKLAKN, from the coding sequence ATGAGTACACGTATTGAAAAAGACTTTTTAGGCACATTAGAAATTCCAAAGGACGTATATTATGGCGTTCAAACAACTCGTGCATTAGAAAATTTCCCAATTACTAAAATGACAATGCATCCTGAATTAATCCGTGCATTTGCCATCGTAAAGAAAAGTTCAGCTTTAGCAAACGCAGCAATCGGTCAATTAGATGAGAAAATTGCCAATGCCATCGCATTAGCAGCAGATGACATTATTGCAGGCAACCTACACGACCAATTCGTTGTAGATCCAATTCAAGGTGGAGCCGGCACTTCGATGAACATGAATGCTAACGAAGTGATTGCAAACCGCGCATTAGAAATTTTAGGGGAAGAAAAAGGGTCATATTCAATCATTAGTCCAAACAGCCACGTTAACATGGCACAATCAACTAATGACGCATTCCCATCAGCAATTCACATCGCAACTGTTTCTACATTAGATAACTTAATTATGGCGATGGAAAATATGCGTGACAGCTTCATCCAAAAATCAGTAGAATTCGACGGCATCGTAAAAATGGGTCGTACGCACTTACAAGACGCAGTTCCTGTACGTTTAGGTCAAGAATTTGGCGCATACGCAGCAGTGGTTGCACGTGATATCGCACGTGTGAAAAAAGCACAGCAAGCCATGCTTCAAATCAACATCGGTGCAACAGCAATCGGTACGGGCTTAAATGCCGATCCAGAATATATGAAATTAGCCGTTGAAAATATTGCAAAATATAGTAACTTCCCATTCGTAAAAGTGGACAACCTAATTGATGGTACACAAAACACAGATACGTACGCAGAAGTTTCATCTATGCTTAAAATTTCAATGATGAACATGTCGAAAATCGCAAATGACTTACGCTTAATGGCTTCAGGTCCGAAAGCTGGTTTTGCTGAAATTCGTTTACCAGAGCGCCAACCAGGTTCTTCAATCATGCCAGGTAAAGTAAACCCGGTAATGCCTGAAGTGATTAACCAAATTGCGTTCCAAGTAATCGGTAACGACGTAACGATTTCACTTGCTTCAGAAGCAGGTCAATTCGAATTAAACGTAATGGAACCAGTACTTGTATTCAACCTATTACAATCAATCGAAATTATGACAAACGGCTTCACGGTATTTACAAAACTTTGCCTAGACCATATCGAAGCAAATGAAGAGCGTATGCATGACTTCGTTGAGCGTTCAATCGGTGTTGTAACAGCTTTAGCGCCTCACTTGGGCTACGAGCGTTCAAGCCAAATCGCACGTGAAGCATTACACAGCGGTAAATCAGTACGTGAATTATGCTTACAATACGAATACTTCACAGTAGAACAATTAGATATTATTTTAAATCCATTTGAATTAACACAACCAGGTATCGCTGGTGAGAAAAAATTAGCGAAAAACTAA